A single Phoenix dactylifera cultivar Barhee BC4 chromosome 1, palm_55x_up_171113_PBpolish2nd_filt_p, whole genome shotgun sequence DNA region contains:
- the LOC103705441 gene encoding G-type lectin S-receptor-like serine/threonine-protein kinase LECRK3, whose amino-acid sequence MAMGATLPLSRHLVSLVALLALSQAFSATAQTYTNVTQGTILTPLGSTNSWPSPSGDFAFGFRALDSNASLFLLAIWYNSTSPQAIVWFANGHNPVLAGSKLELTSDGQFFLTDQSGNEVWNPGVSNASYAALLDSGNLILVSSSSSSPLWQSFASPNDTLLPGQTLLPGSSLRSRLTDLDYSEGRFELLDQKDGNLVLYPSAMPAGNLYKAYWATGTVDSGSNSRLVFNESGSLYLALTNGTQMAIFSNGTYSTNDYYQRATLDPDGVFTLYVYPKSASNGQQEWQVAGTTPPNICTAIMNDYGSGACGYNSYCVSNGDSGKPDCLCPPNYSFIDSTRKYLGCMPSFAPQSCERNQTDSFEFQPLAQIDWPLSDYELYTTVDEDQCKEYCLSDCMCAVTIFKNGDCYKKKLPLSNGRKTSSFPGTALIKVAKSNPSTPQPPGSTAAVEKKDRKTLILVGSLLLGSSGLLNMVFLAVISVNALCRYGNRRPIKPESSVPGMNMRVFTYGELEQATNGFSEELGSGSFGRVYRGSLTLDSRTWIAVKKLDRLLHENDKEFMNEVRSIGQTHHKNLVRLLGLCNEGVHRLLVYEYMSNGSLKSFLFASERPHWNRRTKIALGIARGVLYLHEECSAPIIHCDIKPENILLDDNFVARISDFGLAKLLRTDRSHRTNTGIRGTRGYVAPEWFKNAPITAKVDVYSFGVVLLEIICCRKSLERGVGNEVVMVLTYWACDCYREGRLDLLVEKDEEAMADMSVVERFVMVAIWCIQEEPSLRPSMQKVIQMLEGAVAVPAPPDPSSYISSIR is encoded by the coding sequence ATGGCAATGGGAGcaacccttcctctctctcgccATCTCGTAAGCCTGGTTGCCCTCCTTGCTCTAAGCCAAGCTTTCTCCGCAACTGCCCAAACCTACACCAACGTAACCCAGGGCACCATCCTCACTCCCCTCGGCTCAACCAACTCCTGGCCCTCCCCCTCCGGCGACTTCGCCTTCGGCTTCCGTGCGCTCGACTCCAAcgcctccctcttcctcctcgcCATCTGGTACAACTCCACCTCCCCCCAGGCCATTGTCTGGTTTGCCAACGGCCACAACCCGGTCCTGGCCGGGTCCAAGCTCGAGCTCACCTCCGACGGCCAATTCTTCCTCACCGACCAGTCCGGCAACGAGGTCTGGAACCCCGGCGTCAGCAACGCCTCCTACGCCGCCCTCCTCGACTCCGGCAACCTCATCCTCGTCTCCTCCAGCTCTTCCTCCCCTCTGTGGCAGAGCTTCGCCTCGCCGAACGACACCCTCCTCCCGGGCCAAACCCTATTGCCAGGATCCAGTCTCCGGTCACGGCTGACAGACTTGGACTACTCCGAAGGCCGGTTCGAACTCCTCGACCAGAAGGACGGCAACCTGGTGCTCTACCCGTCGGCAATGCCGGCCGGAAACTTGTACAAGGCCTACTGGGCCACCGGCACCGTGGACTCCGGCTCCAACTCCCGGCTCGTCTTCAACGAGTCCGGCAGCCTTTACCTTGCTCTCACAAACGGTACACAAATGGCCATATTCTCCAACGGCACCTACTCGACCAACGACTACTACCAGAGGGCGACGCTCGACCCCGATGGCGTCTTCACGCTTTACGTCTATCCGAAGAGCGCATCCAATGGGCAGCAGGAATGGCAGGTGGCGGGAACCACCCCTCCGAACATTTGCACCGCGATCATGAACGATTACGGGAGCGGGGCCTGTGGATACAACAGCTACTGTGTGTCGAACGGCGACAGTGGGAAGCCCGACTGCCTGTGCCCGCCCAACTATTCATTCATCGATTCGACGAGGAAATATTTAGGGTGCATGCCGAGCTTTGCGCCGCAGAGCTGCGAGCGGAACCAGACAGATTCGTTCGAATTCCAGCCGCTAGCCCAAATCGACTGGCCGCTGTCAGACTACGAGCTTTACACGACCGTGGACGAAGACCAGTGCAAAGAGTACTGCCTGAGCGACTGCATGTGTGCCGTGACCATCTTTAAGAATGGAGACTGCTATAAGAAGAAGCTTCCCCTTTCCAACGGGAGGAAGACGTCGTCTTTCCCCGGGACAGCTCTGATCAAAGTGGCCAAAAGCAACCCTTCCACGCCTCAGCCGCCCGGTTCGACCGCAGCTGTCGAGAAGAAGGATCGGAAAACTTTAATTCTAGTTGGATCGTTGCTTCTGGGGAGCTCCGGGCTTCTGAATATGGTGTTCCTGGCTGTGATATCGGTGAATGCCCTCTGTCGCTACGGAAACAGGAGGCCGATTAAACCAGAATCGAGCGTGCCCGGAATGAACATGAGAGTTTTCACTTACGGTGAGCTCGAGCAGGCTACAAATGGATTTAGTGAGGAATTGGGCAGTGGATCATTTGGAAGGGTCTATAGGGGGTCATTAACATTGGACTCAAGAACGTGGATCGCAGTGAAGAAGTTAGATAGGCTGCTCCACGAAAACGACAAGGAATTCATGAACGAGGTGAGATCGATCGGCCAGACTCACCATAAGAATTTGGTCAGATTGCTCGGTCTCTGCAACGAAGGGGTGCATCGGCTTCTGGTATACGAGTACATGAGCAATGGATCATTGAAGAGCTTTCTGTTCGCGAGCGAGAGGCCACATTGGAACCGGCGAACCAAAATCGCATTGGGGATTGCCAGGGGAGTCCTATACTTGCATGAAGAGTGCAGCGCTCCGATTATCCACTGTGATATAAAGCCAGAAAACATACTCCTAGATGACAATTTTGTCGCTAGGATCTCAGATTTTGGGTTGGCCAAGCTTCTAAGAACCGACCGGTCTCACCGAACGAACACTGGCATCAGGGGAACCAGAGGATATGTTGCTCCCGAGTGGTTTAAAAATGCGCCCATCACCGCAAAGGTGGACGTCTACAGCTTTGGCGTCGTGTTGCTTGAGATTATTTGTTGCAGGAAAAGCTTAGAACGAGGGGTGGGAAATGAGGTGGTGATGGTGCTCACTTATTGGGCTTGTGACTGCTACAGAGAAGGGAGGTTGGACCTCCTGGTGGAGAAGGATGAAGAGGCTATGGCGGACATGAGTGTAGTGGAGAGATTTGTAATGGTGGCCATTTGGTGCATCCAGGAAGAGCCATCTCTAAGACCCTCAATGCAGAAGGTGATTCAGATGCTAGAAGGAGCAGTTGCGGTTCCTGCTCCCCCAGACCCTTCCTCCTACATCAGTTCAATCCGCTAA